In a single window of the Campylobacter iguaniorum genome:
- a CDS encoding sigma-54-dependent transcriptional regulator, which translates to MNVVIVEDDINMRKSLEIALGDYEEFNVKSYKSATEALKKISDDTDIIVTDINMPGMDGLEFINALNGKFDVIIMTGNATLNRAIESVRLGVKDFLTKPFDIETLVTAIKRTKILSQKQPAKKEKQSNDESSFIGSSPSLQKVLDIALKAAKTDVSVMIMGESGVGKELFANFIHKNSKRKDKPFMAINMAAIPENLLESELYGYEKGAFTDATATKKGLFELAEGGTLFLDEIGEMPINLQPKLLRALQEREIVRVGASKPIKINVRIVSATNANLENKIKNGEFREDLFYRLNTVPLLVPPLRERKDEILSIAEFVLKKACDEYELEQKSLSKEAIKELLNYEYPGNIRELISIVERAVILSDNVEISKDDLFIYAKK; encoded by the coding sequence ATGAATGTTGTAATAGTCGAAGATGATATAAATATGAGAAAATCCTTAGAGATAGCTCTTGGGGATTATGAAGAATTTAATGTAAAAAGCTACAAAAGCGCCACCGAAGCTCTTAAAAAAATCAGCGATGATACTGATATAATAGTCACAGATATAAATATGCCCGGAATGGACGGGCTGGAGTTTATAAACGCATTAAACGGCAAATTTGATGTCATCATCATGACTGGAAATGCCACGCTTAATAGGGCGATTGAGAGCGTTAGGCTTGGAGTAAAGGACTTTTTGACCAAGCCATTTGACATAGAAACTCTAGTAACTGCCATAAAACGAACCAAAATCCTAAGCCAAAAACAACCAGCAAAAAAAGAAAAACAAAGCAATGATGAAAGTAGCTTTATAGGAAGTTCGCCAAGCTTGCAAAAAGTCCTAGATATAGCACTCAAAGCGGCTAAAACAGATGTGAGCGTGATGATTATGGGGGAAAGTGGTGTTGGCAAAGAGCTTTTTGCAAATTTCATTCACAAAAACTCAAAACGAAAAGACAAGCCATTTATGGCGATCAATATGGCAGCAATCCCTGAAAATCTCCTTGAAAGTGAGCTTTATGGATATGAAAAAGGAGCTTTCACAGATGCTACTGCGACTAAAAAAGGGCTTTTTGAGCTAGCAGAGGGCGGGACGCTTTTTTTAGATGAGATCGGCGAAATGCCTATAAATTTGCAACCAAAACTGTTAAGAGCATTACAAGAGCGTGAAATCGTGCGAGTAGGTGCTAGTAAACCTATCAAAATCAATGTCCGCATCGTCTCAGCAACAAATGCAAATTTAGAGAACAAGATAAAAAATGGTGAATTTAGAGAAGATTTATTTTATAGATTAAACACGGTTCCACTTTTAGTCCCACCACTTCGCGAGCGAAAAGATGAGATACTAAGTATCGCCGAATTTGTGCTAAAAAAAGCTTGCGATGAGTATGAGCTAGAGCAAAAAAGTCTTAGCAAAGAGGCGATAAAAGAGCTTTTAAACTATGAATATCCAGGCAATATAAGAGAGCTTATAAGCATAGTAGAACGCGCTGTTATCTTAAGCGACAACGTAGAAATATCAAAAGACGATCTTTTTATTTATGCTAAAAAGTAA
- a CDS encoding LPP20 family lipoprotein: MKSLVFLLVLLGVFAGCSSSSVVSTPSEVVVQKVDKDDIRDVIQKEKMVAGLDAQPEATFSVIGEGIPPLDTVSPAQAKALAKRAAMADGYRQLASKLYGIQISAKDTVKDAMLKSTVIEARVHGLIKNASIIDQDFKDGLYRVEMELKLDKDKWQELFAY, translated from the coding sequence ATGAAAAGTTTGGTTTTTTTGTTGGTTTTGTTAGGCGTTTTTGCAGGATGCAGTAGTAGCAGTGTTGTTTCTACTCCTAGCGAAGTAGTTGTCCAAAAAGTAGACAAAGACGACATCCGTGATGTTATCCAAAAAGAAAAAATGGTAGCTGGCCTAGACGCTCAGCCAGAAGCTACTTTCTCTGTCATTGGCGAGGGAATCCCTCCGCTTGATACAGTTAGCCCAGCTCAAGCAAAAGCTTTGGCAAAAAGAGCAGCTATGGCTGATGGCTATAGACAACTTGCAAGCAAACTCTATGGTATCCAAATCAGTGCAAAAGACACAGTCAAAGACGCAATGCTAAAAAGCACGGTTATAGAAGCTAGAGTTCATGGACTTATCAAAAATGCTTCTATCATTGATCAAGATTTCAAAGACGGTCTTTACCGTGTCGAGATGGAACTCAAACTAGATAAAGACAAGTGGCAAGAGCTTTTTGCTTATTAA
- a CDS encoding putative periplasmic lipoprotein: protein MKKVLFLVIMLILFSGCASSAQNVYISTSSPIFITQKLPGKNVFVNFNENEGNLTQIVKFELSKHGYQISSQELANIIIKGRTNYFRKSSSTKPRMYMDMGFGFGRSFRGRSAGFGYRDPFDDDFYNKEYYYDAQIALLIQIKDAQNYTTNLNLQSEKSQIDFSEEKTLLNFNEAIAKKIVEILKEY from the coding sequence ATGAAAAAAGTTTTGTTTTTGGTCATTATGCTTATCTTGTTTAGCGGCTGTGCAAGCTCTGCTCAAAACGTCTATATATCTACTAGTTCGCCGATATTTATCACTCAAAAGCTTCCAGGCAAAAATGTATTTGTAAATTTCAACGAAAATGAAGGTAATCTAACCCAAATAGTTAAATTTGAGCTTAGCAAACACGGTTATCAAATTTCAAGCCAAGAGCTAGCAAATATAATAATCAAAGGTCGCACAAACTACTTTAGAAAAAGCTCATCAACAAAACCAAGAATGTATATGGATATGGGATTTGGGTTTGGTAGAAGTTTTAGAGGTAGATCGGCTGGGTTTGGGTATAGAGATCCGTTTGATGATGATTTTTACAACAAAGAGTATTATTACGACGCCCAAATAGCTTTGCTTATACAGATAAAAGACGCTCAAAACTATACAACAAATTTAAACTTGCAAAGCGAAAAATCTCAGATCGATTTTAGCGAAGAAAAAACGCTTTTAAATTTCAACGAAGCAATAGCCAAAAAGATAGTAGAAATACTAAAAGAATACTGA
- the fliN gene encoding flagellar motor switch protein FliN, producing MTEEELSPNGLFHGYDELLDISVDFISELGTTSVSVKELLKLEVGSVIDLEKPAGESVELYVNNRIFGKGEVMVYEKNLAIRINEILDSKSVIQYFKKELI from the coding sequence ATGACAGAAGAAGAGCTAAGCCCAAACGGTCTTTTTCACGGATATGATGAGCTACTTGATATTAGCGTGGATTTTATCAGTGAGCTTGGGACGACTTCAGTTAGTGTCAAAGAGCTTTTAAAGCTTGAAGTTGGCTCAGTCATCGACCTCGAAAAACCAGCCGGTGAGAGCGTCGAACTATATGTGAATAATAGAATTTTTGGCAAAGGCGAGGTCATGGTATATGAAAAAAACCTAGCTATTCGTATAAATGAGATCTTAGATTCAAAATCTGTCATACAATACTTCAAAAAAGAGTTAATATGA
- a CDS encoding ATP-binding cassette domain-containing protein, with protein MIEISCKKTLSPSFTLDAHLNIKKGDFVAFHGKSGSGKTTLLRILAGFLKADSGYIKNANITFFDDYKFLAPQNRNIGYLFQDYALFPNMNVMKNLLFANNDKKLASELLSLVELEEHEHSSVAKLSGGQKQRVALARALMRRPDILLLDEPLSALDNEIRAKLQDYLIKIHESFGMTTILVSHDVSEIYKLAKVVYELNDGKIINQGTPSQIFLKHSGSQKFSFHAKILEIQKRDALYVAIVEVANQISEIALSHAEATNLEVGCEVLLSAKAFKINIKRI; from the coding sequence ATGATTGAAATTTCTTGCAAAAAAACTCTTAGCCCAAGCTTCACGCTAGACGCGCACTTAAACATCAAAAAAGGCGATTTCGTCGCATTTCATGGCAAAAGCGGAAGTGGCAAAACCACGCTTTTACGCATACTTGCTGGATTTTTGAAAGCCGATAGTGGCTATATCAAAAATGCGAATATCACTTTTTTTGATGATTATAAATTTTTAGCCCCACAAAATAGAAATATAGGCTATCTTTTTCAAGATTACGCTTTGTTTCCAAATATGAACGTGATGAAAAATTTGCTTTTTGCAAACAATGATAAAAAGCTAGCTAGTGAGCTTTTGAGCCTTGTGGAGCTTGAAGAGCACGAGCATTCTAGCGTCGCAAAACTAAGTGGCGGTCAAAAGCAGCGCGTGGCACTAGCAAGAGCACTTATGAGAAGGCCAGATATTTTGCTGCTTGATGAGCCACTTTCAGCGCTCGATAACGAGATCAGAGCCAAGCTTCAAGACTATCTCATCAAAATCCATGAAAGCTTTGGCATGACTACTATTTTAGTCAGTCACGATGTCAGTGAAATCTATAAGCTAGCCAAAGTCGTATATGAGCTAAATGATGGCAAAATCATAAATCAAGGCACACCGTCGCAAATATTTTTAAAGCATTCAGGCTCACAAAAATTTAGCTTTCATGCTAAGATTTTAGAAATCCAAAAAAGAGATGCCCTATACGTGGCGATAGTCGAGGTTGCAAACCAAATCAGCGAAATCGCACTAAGCCACGCTGAAGCTACAAATCTAGAAGTTGGCTGCGAAGTTCTTCTAAGCGCTAAAGCCTTTAAAATCAATATTAAAAGGATATAA
- a CDS encoding radical SAM protein: protein MSYPKKSYKYIFGPVSSRRFGSSLGIDLSPDKKCCNFDCLYCELAKAKVVNAIENPPLLSDIISELKLALSEFKNIDVITLTANGEPSLYPSLKELVSEVNCLKTTQKTLILSNGTSVLDADKFEAMLGLDIVKLSLDSAVQKTFRRIDRSLENIKIENLVEKMAEFRAKFRGLLVMEVLVVKGFNDTLEEFEALNLAFEIIKPDRIDISSIDRPPAHEASGIDDEILESLAKFITASPVVVARKKALNAKLEFSLDELRKLLKLRPQSKFDVEHNFAQSSKDALETLLQNKEASRVNLAGVEFYKII, encoded by the coding sequence ATGAGTTACCCTAAAAAATCATACAAATATATCTTTGGTCCAGTGAGCAGCCGCCGTTTTGGCAGCTCACTTGGGATCGATCTAAGCCCTGATAAAAAGTGTTGCAATTTTGATTGCCTTTATTGTGAGTTAGCCAAAGCAAAAGTGGTAAATGCTATAGAAAATCCTCCACTTCTAAGCGATATTATTTCAGAGCTAAAACTTGCTTTGAGTGAGTTTAAAAATATAGATGTCATAACCTTAACTGCAAATGGCGAGCCAAGTTTGTATCCCAGCTTAAAAGAGTTGGTTAGTGAGGTAAATTGCCTTAAAACTACCCAAAAAACGCTTATTCTAAGCAACGGCACATCTGTTTTGGACGCAGATAAATTTGAAGCTATGCTTGGGCTTGATATAGTCAAACTTAGTCTTGATAGCGCAGTCCAAAAGACATTTAGGCGAATTGATCGCAGCCTTGAAAATATAAAGATAGAAAATTTAGTAGAAAAAATGGCTGAGTTTAGAGCTAAATTCAGAGGCTTACTTGTCATGGAAGTTTTGGTCGTAAAAGGCTTTAATGATACTTTAGAAGAGTTTGAAGCTTTAAATTTAGCCTTTGAGATCATTAAACCAGATCGCATAGATATAAGTAGCATTGATCGTCCGCCAGCCCACGAGGCAAGTGGCATAGATGATGAAATACTTGAAAGCCTAGCCAAATTTATAACAGCTTCCCCGGTAGTCGTAGCTAGAAAAAAAGCATTAAATGCTAAGCTTGAGTTTAGTCTTGATGAACTTAGAAAACTCCTAAAACTGCGTCCGCAAAGTAAATTTGATGTGGAGCATAACTTCGCTCAAAGCTCAAAAGACGCTTTAGAGACACTGCTTCAAAACAAAGAAGCGAGCAGGGTAAATTTAGCTGGAGTTGAATTTTATAAAATTATTTAA
- the gyrA gene encoding DNA gyrase subunit A, producing the protein MEDNIFSTNQDIGVIDVEDSIKTSYLDYSMSVIIGRALPDARDGLKPVHRRILYAMNDLGVGSRSPYKKSARIVGDVIGKYHPHGDTAVYDALVRMAQSFSMRVPAVDGQGNFGSVDGDGAAAMRYTEARMTVLAEELLKDLDKDTIDFIPNYDDSLSEPDVLPARVPNLLLNGSSGIAVGMATNIPPHSLDELVDGLLLVLENKETSLEEIMTHIKGPDFPTGGIIFGKKGIIEAYKTGRGRIKLRAKTHIEKKPNKDVIVVDELPYQVNKAKLHSDIADLVKDKMIEGISEVRDESDRDGIRLVIELKRDAMSEIVLNNLFKSTQMEVTFGVIMLAINNKEPKVFSLIELLKLFLNHRKTVIIRRTIFELQKAKARAHILEGLKIALDNIDDVINLIKTSADTNAARDGLMAKFGLSELQSNAILDMRLSKLTGLEREKLEAELKEILELIEKLDAILKSETLIENIIREELLEVKAKFKCPRITEIVDDYDDIDVEDLIPNENMVVTITHRGYIKRVPSKNYEKQKRGGKGKVAVTTYDDDFIESFFTCMSHDTLMFVTDRGQLYWLKVYKIPEGSRTAKGKAVVNLISLQADEKIKAIIPTTDFDESKSLVFFTKNGIVKRTNLSEFKNIRSIGVRAINLDDSDELVTVLIANSEAGESYEAISLEAQNEEQPTELIIDEAEASDEVDETSEICGKMLFIVTKKGMCIKFALHKVRQIGRVSRGVTGIRFKEDGDEVVGAVVIENDIQEILSVSQKGIGKRTTADEYRLQSRGGKGVICMKLTPKTKDLVGVVMVDEEMDLMALTSSGKMIRVDMQSIRKAGRNTSGVIVVNVEGDEVVSIARCPKEEVDEDMDSEVESSVEDSLE; encoded by the coding sequence ATGGAAGATAATATTTTTAGTACAAACCAAGATATCGGCGTTATTGATGTCGAGGATTCTATAAAAACAAGCTACTTAGATTATTCGATGAGCGTCATCATAGGTAGAGCCTTGCCAGATGCTAGAGATGGTTTAAAACCCGTGCATAGGCGTATCTTGTATGCTATGAATGACCTTGGCGTAGGAAGTCGTAGCCCATACAAAAAATCAGCCCGTATCGTGGGTGATGTCATCGGTAAATACCACCCGCACGGCGATACAGCAGTTTATGACGCATTAGTCAGAATGGCTCAGAGCTTTTCTATGAGAGTTCCAGCAGTCGATGGACAAGGAAACTTTGGCTCAGTCGATGGCGATGGCGCAGCTGCGATGCGTTATACTGAAGCTAGAATGACAGTTTTGGCTGAAGAGCTTTTGAAAGATTTGGATAAAGATACTATCGATTTCATACCAAACTATGATGATAGTTTAAGTGAGCCAGATGTGCTTCCAGCGCGCGTACCAAATTTACTACTAAATGGCTCAAGTGGTATCGCTGTAGGTATGGCGACAAATATCCCTCCTCATAGCCTTGATGAGCTAGTAGATGGGCTTTTGCTAGTTCTTGAAAACAAAGAAACAAGCCTTGAAGAGATAATGACCCACATAAAAGGCCCTGATTTTCCAACTGGTGGTATAATTTTTGGTAAAAAAGGCATCATTGAAGCATACAAAACAGGTCGTGGCAGGATAAAATTAAGAGCCAAAACTCACATAGAAAAAAAGCCAAATAAAGATGTAATCGTAGTCGATGAGCTTCCATATCAAGTAAATAAAGCCAAGCTTCATTCAGACATCGCCGACCTTGTCAAGGACAAGATGATAGAGGGCATTAGCGAAGTCCGCGATGAGAGCGACAGAGATGGAATCCGCCTAGTCATCGAGCTAAAACGCGATGCGATGAGTGAAATCGTACTAAATAATCTTTTCAAATCAACTCAAATGGAAGTTACTTTTGGCGTTATAATGTTAGCTATTAACAACAAAGAACCAAAGGTATTTTCGCTAATTGAGCTACTAAAATTATTTTTAAATCATAGAAAAACAGTTATTATCCGCCGAACTATTTTTGAACTTCAAAAAGCTAAGGCTAGAGCTCACATCTTAGAAGGCCTAAAAATCGCACTTGACAACATAGATGATGTGATAAATTTAATAAAAACAAGTGCTGATACAAACGCCGCAAGAGATGGTTTGATGGCTAAATTTGGACTATCTGAGCTACAAAGCAACGCCATACTTGATATGAGACTTAGCAAGCTAACAGGACTTGAGAGAGAGAAACTAGAAGCTGAGCTAAAAGAGATTTTAGAGCTTATCGAAAAACTTGATGCGATACTCAAAAGCGAAACATTAATAGAAAATATAATCCGTGAAGAGCTTTTGGAAGTCAAGGCTAAATTTAAATGCCCACGTATCACTGAAATCGTAGATGATTACGATGATATCGATGTAGAAGATCTAATCCCAAATGAAAATATGGTAGTCACAATAACCCACCGTGGCTACATAAAAAGAGTACCAAGCAAAAACTACGAAAAACAAAAACGTGGTGGCAAAGGCAAGGTCGCAGTGACTACATACGATGATGATTTTATCGAGAGTTTCTTTACTTGTATGAGCCATGATACACTTATGTTCGTGACTGATCGCGGACAACTCTACTGGCTAAAAGTCTATAAAATCCCAGAAGGAAGTCGCACTGCAAAAGGCAAAGCTGTAGTAAATCTCATCTCACTTCAAGCTGATGAGAAGATAAAAGCTATCATTCCTACAACTGATTTTGATGAGAGCAAATCACTAGTATTCTTCACTAAAAATGGTATAGTAAAACGTACAAATTTAAGTGAGTTTAAAAATATTCGTTCAATTGGCGTTAGAGCTATAAATTTAGATGATAGCGATGAGCTAGTAACTGTGTTAATCGCAAATAGTGAGGCTGGTGAGAGCTATGAGGCTATTTCTTTAGAAGCTCAAAACGAAGAGCAACCAACCGAGCTAATCATAGATGAAGCTGAAGCAAGCGATGAAGTGGACGAGACAAGCGAAATTTGCGGTAAAATGCTATTTATCGTAACTAAAAAAGGTATGTGTATTAAATTTGCACTACACAAAGTCCGCCAAATCGGTAGAGTTAGCCGTGGTGTGACTGGAATACGCTTCAAAGAAGATGGCGATGAGGTCGTAGGGGCTGTAGTCATAGAAAACGACATCCAAGAGATCTTAAGTGTAAGTCAAAAAGGTATAGGCAAACGTACAACTGCCGATGAGTACCGCTTGCAAAGTCGTGGCGGCAAGGGCGTGATTTGTATGAAACTCACACCAAAGACCAAAGACCTAGTAGGCGTCGTGATGGTAGATGAAGAGATGGATCTCATGGCTCTGACATCGAGTGGCAAAATGATAAGAGTCGATATGCAAAGCATCAGAAAAGCAGGTCGTAATACAAGTGGCGTTATCGTCGTAAATGTAGAAGGCGATGAGGTGGTAAGCATAGCAAGATGCCCTAAGGAAGAGGTCGATGAAGATATGGACTCTGAGGTTGAATCTAGCGTAGAAGATAGCTTGGAATAA
- a CDS encoding aspartate-semialdehyde dehydrogenase, with product MRKYNIAVVGATGAVGEEIFRVLDEVDFPVGDILPLASSKSAGNTIEFRGKNYTIVELTDSVFEEHEVEIAFFSAGGSISAHFAPLAAASGAVVIDNTSHFRMDPDVPLVVPECNPEDIKEWTKKGIIANPNCSTIQMVQVLKPLDDTFGIKRVDVSTYQATSGAGKKGMEELVLQMQKFFEFKLDECEPKAFKHQIALNVIPHIDVFLDNDYTKEEMKMVNETQKILHKNMEVSATCVRVPVLRSHSESITIQFKNDVNVERAKDVLAHAPSVVVQDDPANDLYPMPIHASDTNETYVGRIRKDNYQDNILHLWCVADQIRVGAATNAVRIAQKWCEMQED from the coding sequence ATGAGAAAGTATAATATCGCAGTTGTCGGTGCGACTGGCGCTGTTGGAGAGGAAATTTTTAGGGTTTTAGATGAGGTTGATTTCCCAGTGGGCGATATATTGCCACTAGCAAGTAGCAAAAGTGCAGGCAATACAATCGAGTTTAGGGGCAAAAATTATACTATTGTTGAGCTAACTGATAGCGTTTTTGAAGAACACGAAGTCGAGATAGCGTTTTTTAGCGCAGGCGGAAGTATTTCGGCGCATTTTGCTCCTTTAGCAGCAGCGAGTGGGGCAGTGGTTATCGACAATACAAGCCACTTTAGAATGGATCCAGATGTTCCTCTTGTAGTGCCTGAGTGCAATCCAGAAGATATAAAAGAGTGGACAAAAAAAGGCATAATCGCGAACCCAAACTGCTCAACTATCCAAATGGTGCAAGTTTTAAAACCGCTTGATGATACTTTTGGTATCAAAAGAGTAGATGTAAGCACATATCAAGCAACAAGTGGCGCTGGTAAAAAGGGCATGGAAGAGCTTGTTTTGCAAATGCAAAAGTTTTTTGAATTTAAGCTTGATGAGTGCGAACCAAAGGCATTCAAACACCAAATCGCTCTAAATGTCATCCCTCATATCGACGTATTTTTGGATAATGACTATACAAAAGAAGAGATGAAAATGGTAAATGAAACCCAAAAAATCCTTCACAAAAATATGGAAGTAAGTGCGACTTGCGTGCGTGTGCCAGTCCTTAGAAGCCACAGCGAGAGCATAACTATACAGTTTAAAAATGATGTAAATGTCGAACGCGCAAAAGACGTTTTAGCTCACGCTCCAAGCGTCGTAGTCCAAGATGATCCAGCAAATGACTTGTACCCTATGCCAATCCACGCTAGTGATACAAATGAAACTTACGTAGGACGTATCAGAAAAGATAATTATCAAGATAATATCTTACATCTTTGGTGCGTGGCTGATCAAATCAGAGTTGGCGCTGCTACAAATGCAGTTCGCATCGCACAAAAATGGTGTGAAATGCAAGAAGATTAG
- the hemE gene encoding uroporphyrinogen decarboxylase, with protein sequence MIFIDACFGKPTPYTPVWMMRQAGRYLPEYMAVRKEAGDFLSLCKDYKKASEVTLQPVDILGVDAAIMFSDILVVPLEMGMELKFVKGEGPVFDTPIKCMDDLDKLSVEKAVKNLDYVYDTIKLTRDKLAADKALIGFCGAPWTIATYMIEGGGTKTYNVSKKMVYDNPQLLHAILRKVTNSLKLYLEEQIKAGVNAVQIFDSWASALEQSAYFEFGFSYINELVDYIKDKYPHIAVIVFPKGISGFLGEVDGKFDVFGVDWSTPLMSAKEILGKKYVLQGNMEPTRLYNKDAIDEGVDEILSIMRGKRHIFNLGHGILPDVPVENAKYFIKSVQEKSAKYCK encoded by the coding sequence ATGATATTTATAGATGCATGTTTTGGAAAACCAACACCATATACTCCAGTTTGGATGATGCGTCAAGCAGGGCGTTATTTGCCAGAATACATGGCAGTAAGAAAAGAAGCTGGGGATTTTTTATCTCTTTGTAAAGACTATAAAAAAGCTAGCGAAGTCACGCTTCAACCAGTTGATATTTTGGGTGTGGACGCTGCTATTATGTTTAGTGATATTTTAGTCGTGCCTCTTGAAATGGGAATGGAACTTAAATTTGTCAAAGGCGAAGGCCCTGTTTTTGATACTCCGATCAAATGCATGGACGACCTTGATAAGCTAAGCGTCGAAAAAGCAGTTAAAAATTTGGATTATGTTTATGATACTATAAAGCTAACAAGAGACAAGCTGGCTGCAGATAAAGCACTGATAGGCTTTTGCGGTGCTCCATGGACGATAGCTACATATATGATAGAAGGCGGCGGTACAAAGACTTATAACGTAAGTAAAAAAATGGTATATGACAATCCACAACTTCTTCATGCCATACTTCGCAAAGTCACAAATTCGCTTAAACTTTATCTTGAAGAGCAGATAAAAGCTGGAGTAAATGCAGTTCAAATTTTTGATAGTTGGGCGAGCGCTTTGGAGCAAAGTGCTTATTTTGAGTTTGGATTTAGCTATATAAATGAGCTAGTTGATTATATAAAAGACAAATATCCACATATCGCCGTTATCGTTTTCCCTAAAGGAATCAGCGGATTTTTAGGCGAAGTGGATGGCAAATTTGACGTATTTGGCGTGGATTGGAGCACTCCGTTAATGAGTGCTAAAGAAATCCTTGGCAAAAAATATGTCTTGCAAGGTAATATGGAGCCTACAAGATTATACAACAAAGATGCGATAGATGAGGGCGTGGATGAGATTTTAAGCATTATGCGTGGCAAAAGACATATATTCAACCTTGGTCATGGAATACTTCCAGATGTGCCAGTAGAAAATGCAAAATATTTCATCAAATCAGTTCAAGAAAAATCTGCAAAATACTGCAAATGA
- the modB gene encoding molybdate ABC transporter permease subunit, with amino-acid sequence MLDWTPFLLSFKLALISTGILFCICLPLSYAIARTSFKLKPVVEAIISLPLVLPPSVLGFYMLIMLSPYSFLGAFVEEYFGIRLVFNFTGLVIASCIYSLPFMFQPLLAGFKTMPSSLVEASYSLGKSRFKTMLFVALPNIKPSLLTASIVSFAHTLGEFGVVLMIGGSVGGETKVASIAIYNAVELLDYHLAHIYSAIMLAISFTVLFLVYFINHKISKNIV; translated from the coding sequence ATGCTAGATTGGACGCCATTTTTACTCTCTTTTAAACTAGCTTTGATATCAACTGGAATTTTATTTTGTATATGCTTGCCACTTAGTTACGCTATTGCAAGAACCAGCTTCAAGCTAAAACCAGTAGTTGAGGCTATTATATCTTTGCCACTTGTCTTACCACCATCAGTTCTTGGCTTTTATATGCTTATTATGCTCTCTCCTTACTCATTTTTAGGTGCTTTTGTGGAGGAGTATTTTGGGATTAGACTTGTTTTTAACTTCACTGGACTTGTCATAGCAAGCTGTATTTATTCACTTCCTTTTATGTTTCAACCTCTTCTTGCTGGATTTAAAACTATGCCAAGCTCACTAGTCGAGGCTAGCTATTCGCTTGGAAAAAGTAGATTTAAAACCATGCTTTTTGTGGCATTGCCAAATATCAAGCCATCTTTACTAACTGCGTCTATTGTGAGTTTTGCTCATACTCTTGGAGAGTTTGGCGTAGTTTTGATGATAGGAGGAAGTGTCGGCGGAGAGACAAAAGTCGCCAGTATAGCCATATATAACGCGGTTGAGCTTTTGGATTATCATTTAGCGCATATTTATTCAGCAATTATGCTTGCTATTAGCTTTACTGTTTTATTTTTAGTCTATTTTATTAACCACAAAATTTCAAAAAACATAGTATAA
- a CDS encoding YqhA family protein, with amino-acid sequence MLEKIFEKLLWNSRFITILPVIFGLVGSFVMFIVASYDIIKVLLYAWQYLILGDHSIDLHSDAVGLIIGAIDLYLMALVFFIFSFGIYELFISEIEEMRTSKQARVLEVHSLDQLKDKIGKVIVMVLVVNFFQRVLHAKFATPLEMTYLALSILALCLGLYFLHKSANH; translated from the coding sequence ATGTTGGAAAAGATTTTTGAAAAATTGCTTTGGAATTCTAGATTTATTACTATTTTGCCAGTGATTTTCGGGCTTGTTGGCTCATTTGTTATGTTTATCGTAGCGAGTTATGACATTATCAAAGTTTTGCTTTATGCGTGGCAATACCTTATTTTGGGCGATCATAGTATTGATTTGCATAGCGATGCAGTGGGACTTATCATTGGAGCGATTGATCTTTATCTTATGGCTCTTGTATTTTTTATATTTAGTTTTGGAATTTACGAGCTATTTATCAGCGAAATCGAAGAGATGAGAACCTCCAAACAAGCAAGAGTTTTAGAAGTCCATAGCCTAGATCAGCTAAAAGACAAAATCGGCAAGGTCATTGTAATGGTTTTGGTGGTAAATTTCTTTCAAAGAGTTCTTCACGCTAAATTCGCAACTCCGCTTGAGATGACATATTTAGCGCTTTCTATCTTGGCACTTTGTTTGGGTCTTTATTTTTTGCATAAAAGTGCAAATCACTAA